The following DNA comes from Candidatus Binatia bacterium.
CGAGCGCGAAGAGAAAGCCGAGGAGTGCCGTGGCGACAAAGCAGAGCAGGGCGACGCCGATGCCCAGCACGGTGGCATCCCAGCGCTCAGCGCGCAGCAGCGATGGTCCGATCTCGGCGGCGAAGAGGAGCACGCTCGCTGCGATCATGGCGGCGCTCCAGGCCGTTGCATCGGTGGCCCCGAGCCAGAAGTGCGACACCAGCCCGACCACCCCAGCGACGAAGAGTCCGACTTGAAAGGGTGCGAGCGCGGGCAGGCCGAGCGGCCGCTTCGTCAACGCCGGGACGTACTGGTAGAGAACGCCGATCATCATCAGGCTGACCCAACCGAGGGTGAACGTGTGGGTGACGGCCAGCGGACGCGGTTGGTAGAAGAAGTCGAGCAGGTGCGGCGCGGCGATCGAGGCCAGCCCCCAACCGCAGAGGAAGAAGACGGAGGCAACGGCAAAGCAAATGGCCGAGAGGCGGGCCGCCGGGCGCTGCGACCGGGGTGCAGGACGGTCCGCCATTGCCAGCTCAGCCTTCGAGCCGGTCTGTCCGTGGCCTGGTCAGAATCGGCGCGTACACTGAGAAGAACAGCACGAAGGCGGACACCGACGCCACGCCTGCCGCGACCACCATCGCCAGATACCATTCGTCCGGCAGCCACCAGGTGCCGAAGACCCGGAGCAGCGCAGCGACATTCACCAACACGAACGCCGCCACGACCGGCGGCGCGGCGCGCAGCGGCCGACCGGTGTGCCCGAGCGCGACGC
Coding sequences within:
- a CDS encoding NnrS family protein gives rise to the protein AAVAAPVHAVRLWGWSDRRLWSVPLLWILFTGYGWVVIGFALEALAAAAVIRPQLAVHAFTTGAIGALTLGMMARVALGHTGRPLRAAPPVVAAFVLVNVAALLRVFGTWWLPDEWYLAMVVAAGVASVSAFVLFFSVYAPILTRPRTDRLEG